One genomic window of Ziziphus jujuba cultivar Dongzao chromosome 4, ASM3175591v1 includes the following:
- the LOC107415468 gene encoding glycosyltransferase BC10 has product MKARKVAHQQKQPYYKWKRKYFAVLLMTLCFGSLSLLMMQSQYSRIMTLSSSLRAQKPKIAFLFIARNRLPLDIVWDSFFQGGENRFSIYVHSRPGFLFNKATTRSDYFLNRQVNDSIQVDWGQASMIEAERILLRHALEDTYNQRFVFLSDSCIPLYNFSYIYDYIMSTSTSFVDSFADTKEGRYNPLMAPVIPVYNWRKGSQWVVLTRKHAEVVVNDNIVFPMFQWHCKRRSLPEFWRDRPLPADASKEHNCIPDEHYVQTLLAHEGLEEEITRRSLTYSSWDLSSSKDRERRGWHPVTYKYSDGTPKLLKSIKEIDNIYYETENRREWCSSKGEPSACFLFARKFTRPAALRLLNTSALEL; this is encoded by the exons ATGAAGGCGCGGAAAGTAGCTCATCAGCAGAAACAGCCTTACTATAAATGGAAGAGGAAGTATTTCGCTGTGCTATTGATGACCTTGTGTTTCGGAAGCTTGTCGTTGTTGATGATGCAGTCTCAATACAGTCGTATTATGacgctttcttcttctttgcgtGCTCAGAAGCCGAAGATCGCTTTCTTGTTCATAGCTCGCAATCGTCTTCCTTTGGACATTGTTTGGGACTCTTTCTTTCag GGAGGGGAGAATAGATTTTCAATTTATGTTCATTCTAGGCCTGGGTTTCTATTCAACAAGGCAACGACAAGGTCGGACTATTTTCTGAATCGCCAAGTCAATGATAGTATACAG GTAGATTGGGGACAAGCAAGCATGATCGAGGCAGAGCGTATATTGCTTAGGCATGCACTTGAGGATACTTATAATCAAcggtttgtttttctttctgacAG TTGCATCCCTCTTTACAACTTCAGCTATATATATGACTACATCATGTCAACCTCAACCAGTTTTGTAGACAG TTTTGCTGATACAAAGGAGGGCCGATACAATCCATTAATGGCTCCTGTTATTCCTGTTTATAATTGGAGAAAAGGATCTCAG TGGGTTGTTTTGACTAGGAAGCATGCTGAGGTTGTGGTGAATGACAATATAGTCTTTCCTATGTTTCAATGGCATTGCAAG AGAAGGTCACTGCCTGAGTTTTGGCGGGATCGACCCCTT CCGGCTGATGCATCCAAGGAGCATAATTGTATACCAGATGAACATTACGTTCAAACGTTACTGGCA CACGAAGGCCTCGAAGAAGAAATAACACGAAGATCACTGACATATTCATCATGGGATCTATCATCCTCAAAAGACCGTGAGCGTCGTGGATGGCATCCTGTGACTTACAAGTATTCAGATGGTACTCCTAAGCTTCTAAAATCTATAAAG GAGATAGATAATATCTATTATGAGACTGAGAACCGCAGAGAATGGTGCAGCAGCAAAGGGGAACCTTCTGCGTGCTTTCTTTTTGCAAGAAAGTTTACCCGGCCTGCTGCTCTCCGGCTTCTAAACACT TCAGCACTGGAGCTCTAA
- the LOC107415490 gene encoding sirohydrochlorin ferrochelatase, chloroplastic isoform X2 — translation MPIGSLSIHPQFTVKGCSLNQTGTSPSSRSLLNFSKFTGEPSSGRSLSRRLSLRNGNGGFTLEPHGVGDRDGIIIVDHGSRRKESNLMLNEFVAMFREKTGYQIVEPAHMELAEPSIRNSFDACVQKGANRVIVSPFFLFPGRHWHQDIPSLTAEAAKQHPDVSYIVTAPLGLHELLVVFCCRMLSMTGSNIA, via the exons ATGCCGATTGGGTCGTTATCCATCCATCCTCAGTTTACCGTTAAAGG CTGTTCATTAAACCAAACAGGAACAAGCCCTTCTAGCCGGTCACTCCTCAACTTCTCAAAATTTACAGGAGAACCTTCCAGTGGCAGAAGTTTAAGCAGAAGGTTGAGTTTGAGGAACGGGAATGGAGGCTTTACACTAGAACCACATGGTGTTGGCGACAGAGACGGCATTATCATTGTTGACCATGGTTCGCGTAGAAAGGAATCAAATCTCATGCTTA atGAATTCGTGGCCATGTTTAGAGAGAAAACTGGGTATCAAATAGTGGAGCCTGCTCATAtg GAGCTGGCTGAACCATCAATTAGAAACTCATTTGATGCGTGTGTTCAAAAAGGGGCAAATCGGGTTATAGTAAGCCCATTTTTCCTCTTCCCTGGAAGACACTGGCACCAG GATATTCCTTCTCTAACAGCTGAAGCTGCAAAGCAGCATCCTGATGTGTCATATATCGTAACTGCACCTCTTGGCCTCCATGAGCTACTAGTG GTATTTTGTTGTAGGATGTTGTCAATGACAGGATCAAATATTGCTTAA
- the LOC107415487 gene encoding chaperone protein dnaJ C76, chloroplastic-like, translated as MLVSVASICQFRVPKASHVYEHSTVKKPIWRWRQRSPVIRCCNRKEAVETKMEKNYYELLGVSVDSEPLEIKEAYRKLQKKYHPDIAGQEGHEHTLLLNEAYKVLMREDLRRKYDASIGQMRAFFSGDMSGLGYSSWDGSLRSKALFVDGNACIGCRECVHHASNTFVMDEALGCARVKVQYGDDEQKLEVSVDSCPVNCIYWVDREELPVLEFLVQPQPKEGYGVFGGGWERPKNVFAAAESFSKQLKNQTANQHQRNTHFTVEEETPAQAEARVNASKKINAGRFSRLWDWAKRAFQKDM; from the exons ATGTTAGTCTCAGTAGCCTCAATTTGCCAATTTCGTGTGCCAAAAGCTTCCCATGTTTATGAACATTCCACAGTGAAAAAGCCCATCTGGAG ATGGAGACAGAGAAGCCCTGTTATCAGATGTTGTAATAGAAAAGAGGCAGTGGAAACGAAGATGGAGAAGAATTACTATGAACTGCTTGGCGTTTCTGTTGATTCAGAACCCTTGGAAATTAAAGAAGCTTATAGGAAATTGCAAAAGAAGTACCACCCTGATATTGCAGGCCAAGAG GGTCATGAGCATACTCTATTGCTGAATGAAGCATACAAGGTTCTGATGAGGGAAGATTTGAGGAGGAAATATGATGCTTCCATTGGTCAAATGAGAGCATTCTTCAGCGGGGACATGTCTGGTTTGGGTTATAGCTCATGGGATGGATCCTTGAGATCCAAAGCTTTATTTGTTGATGGAAATGCATGCATAG GTTGCAGAGAATGTGTGCACCATGCAAGCAACACATTCGTGATGGATGAAGCACTTGGATGTGCACGGGTTAAAGTACAGTATGGAGACGACGAACAAAAACTTGAG GTATCAGTAGATTCTTGCCCTGTGAACTGCATTTACTGGGTGGATAGAGAAGAACTTCCGGTGCTTGAGTTCCTTGTTCAACCTCAGCCTAAAGAAGGTTATGGTGTATTTGGAGGTGGCTGGGAAAGGCCTAAAAATGTCTTTGCGGCAGCTGAATCCTTCAGCAAACAACTGAAAAATCAGACAGCCAATCAACACCAGAGAAACA CCCATTTCACTGTTGAAGAAGAAACCCCTGCTCAAGCTGAGGCACGAGTTAATGCAAGCAAGAAAATAAACGCAGGGAGATTTTCAAGGCTATGGGACTGGGCAAAACGAGCCTTCCAGAAGGATATGTGA
- the LOC107415490 gene encoding sirohydrochlorin ferrochelatase, chloroplastic isoform X1, whose protein sequence is MPIGSLSIHPQFTVKGCSLNQTGTSPSSRSLLNFSKFTGEPSSGRSLSRRLSLRNGNGGFTLEPHGVGDRDGIIIVDHGSRRKESNLMLNEFVAMFREKTGYQIVEPAHMELAEPSIRNSFDACVQKGANRVIVSPFFLFPGRHWHQDIPSLTAEAAKQHPDVSYIVTAPLGLHELLVDVVNDRIKYCLSHVAGDADECSVCAGTSKCRLY, encoded by the exons ATGCCGATTGGGTCGTTATCCATCCATCCTCAGTTTACCGTTAAAGG CTGTTCATTAAACCAAACAGGAACAAGCCCTTCTAGCCGGTCACTCCTCAACTTCTCAAAATTTACAGGAGAACCTTCCAGTGGCAGAAGTTTAAGCAGAAGGTTGAGTTTGAGGAACGGGAATGGAGGCTTTACACTAGAACCACATGGTGTTGGCGACAGAGACGGCATTATCATTGTTGACCATGGTTCGCGTAGAAAGGAATCAAATCTCATGCTTA atGAATTCGTGGCCATGTTTAGAGAGAAAACTGGGTATCAAATAGTGGAGCCTGCTCATAtg GAGCTGGCTGAACCATCAATTAGAAACTCATTTGATGCGTGTGTTCAAAAAGGGGCAAATCGGGTTATAGTAAGCCCATTTTTCCTCTTCCCTGGAAGACACTGGCACCAG GATATTCCTTCTCTAACAGCTGAAGCTGCAAAGCAGCATCCTGATGTGTCATATATCGTAACTGCACCTCTTGGCCTCCATGAGCTACTAGTG GATGTTGTCAATGACAGGATCAAATATTGCTTAAGCCATGTAGCTGGAGATGCAGATGAGTGTTCTGTCTGTGCTGGAACAAGCAAGTGCAGGCTCTACTGA